GATCGGCGAGGAGGCGATGCTGCTCGGTCGGGCCACCGTCGAGGGGGACATGCTGATCGGGAGCCGGTTCGACGAGCTGTTCCGGCCCCCCGCCGAGCTGATCGCCTCCTAGGGCTGCTCCGGGAGCGGCAGACCGGTGCCCGCGGATCGGCGCCGCGGCACCCGCGCCCAGGCGGCCGGGAGCGCGACGAGCGCGGCGGGCACGGCCATGACGGCGAAGGCGGCCCCGAAACCGGCTCCTGATGCAAGCACCCCCGCGACCACCGGTCCGATGATGCCGCCGAGGTCGCCCGCCATCTGGTGCAGCGCCACCGCCCGGCCGCGGTTCGTCTCGTCCACCACGTCGGCCACGAGCGCCACCACCGGGACCCGCGCATAGCTCTGGAGCGCGCCCAGCACGGTGAACGCTGCGACGAACATCGTGACGTCGTCGAGGAAGCCGAGAACCGCCGTGAGGACCGCGGTCGACAGCATCCCCGCCACCAGGACCCCGATCCTGCTCCGATCGGCCACCCGGCCCGCGTGGGGGAGCACGAGGAGGGAGGCGACCGCGGAGGCGGTGATCACGGCCCCGATCCACGCCTCCGAGCGGCCGAGCCGCTCGGCCGAGAAGAGAGGCATGAGCGTGATGCGGCTCCCGAAGATCGTCCACCACAGGGCCAGGTTCGCCGCCAGAGCCAGGACGTAGGCGCGTGAGGTGGGCAAGCCGCGCCATGAGCCGAGCCACCCGCCGGACACCTCGGGTGCCGGACGCTTGTCGACGCGCCTCATGCGCCGGAACGCGATGATCGCGCTCAGCGCACAGAAGATCCCGTAGGCAAAGAACGGGGCGCGCAGGCCCCAGATCCGCGCGATCACTCCGCCCGCGACCGGACCCATCGTGATCCCGGCCGTGAAGGACGCCTGGTACATCGAGAGGGCCCGGCCCGCGGCCGACCTGTCAACGAGCGTGAGGACGTACGAGTACATCGAGGAGATGAACCAGGCGGAACCCACTCCGCCGGCGCAACGGAAGAGCAGCAGGAGGGGGTAGTTCGGGGCGGCTCCCGCGGCGGCTGAGGACACCCCCACGATCAGGACCCCCAACACCGCCACCCGTCTCTCGCCCCACCGGTCGACGAGCAGACCCCCCGGGGGCTGCGACAGCAGTCGGACGAGCCCGAACCCGGATATCAGCAGCCCCACGGCCGCGTACGACACGTCGAACGACCGGGCGTACAGGGGCAGCACGGGCGCGATGATCCCGAACCCGAGCATCACGACGAACGTGATGCTCAGGACGGCCCGGAAGTCGGGGTTGCGCAGCGGGGACGGCGGGGATGCCCCCCCAGGGTGCGACGCCTGCACGTGGTTCAGCGGGCGCGCGCGCCGACCCGCAGGGAGCCCAGGAGGCGCGCCGTCACGTCTGCGATCTCACGGACGGACCGGTTGAAGGCATCCTCGTTCGCCCTCGAGGGTGTGCGGAAGCCGCTCACCTTCCGGACGTACTGGAGCGCGGCGGCTTCGATCTCGTCGGGGGTTGCGGGCGTATCGCTGCGGAGGGTCTTGATGCTCCTGCACATGTCGGCTCCCGTTCGGTGGGTCGAGGGAGGGCCGCGAGGGCCCTCCCTCATGTTCGCACCGCGTCACCTCATGCGCCGCCTGGCCCGGAGACCGGCCATACCCAGAGCGAGCATCCCCAGACCCTGCAGCGTGGTCCCGAGGGCGACGGGTCCGGTCCGGGGGAGGGTCAGGCCGAGGACGGCTCCCGGCTGCGTGGGCTGAGGCGTCGGCTCCGGTTCGGGGTCCACCGCCTGGGCCAGGACCGCCTGCTGTGCCGTCCCTGCCACGCCGACACCCTCGCGGGCGGCGTCCTCACCCTCACAGTCGGCCAGGGTCGCCGTGGCCGTGGCCAGGTCGCTGATCTCACCGCGGCCGCCCTGGGCGGTGAAGACCGCGGTGACGGCCAACGACCCGCCCGGCTCGATGGGGCCGAGGCCCTCCCACACGATCGTCGCGTCGGAGAGGTTCTCGCCGTCCGGGACCTCGTCCGCCTCGGGCTCGGTCGAGTCCACGCGGAAGCGCGCATCCCCGGTGGTCGTGATCGCGTCCGAGATGGTGAGTTCCTCGATCGTGCAGTCGAAGTCGTTCGTGACCTCGATCGTGACCGTGAACGCGCCACCGATGGTCACCGTGCCGGGATCGACGGTCTTCGTCACGTCCAGGGGTGGGGTCTCCACGGGCTCCTCCACCTCTACGCGGACCTCTTCGGACGTTCCCTGGGTTCCGACGCCGGTGGGGGAGACGTCGACGCCCCCGACCGAGGTGCCCTCGGCCGCGCAGTCACCGAACGTCGCCGTGACCGAGGCCGTGTCGAAGATGGTTCCCACACCTCCCTGCGCCAGCAGGGTGACGGTCACCTCCACCGTCTCCCCAGGCTCGATCGGGCCGATGTCGTTCCACGTCACGACGCCTACGTCCAGCTCGCTCCCTTCGGGGACGTCGTCGGCGGGGGGATCGGTCTCGGTGACCTCGAACCGCGCGGCGCCCTCCGTACCGATCTCGTCGGTGACGACGACATCCTCGAGCACGCAGTCGAACGGGTTGGTGACCGGGATGGTGGTCACGAAGGTCTGCCCGACGTTGATGGTCGGGACGTCCGATGTCTTGGTGACCGGGAGCTCGCACTCGATGCCGCCCACCGGGACCGTCGAGGAGACCTCCATGTGTCCGAGTCGGATGTTCGCGGCCCGCTGGCTGATCTGACCTTCCGCGTTGCGCTGCTCGAGCAGCCGGATCCGCGCCACGTCCACGGCGGCCGCGACCTCGGTGCCGTCAGCCGCGACCGTGGGGGCCGAGCCGGTCGCCCCGCCTATGGCACGTGGAGGCTCACCGATCACGATCTCCCCCACCCCCGGGATCGGCACGACCAGTCCGTCGTCGTCGAGCACGTCCTGCGCGGCGAGCTCGAGCGCCGGCGCTCCCGCGCGGAGGATCCGGACGACGATCGTCTCCGGGTTCTCGGCGTCGGGCCCGTACTGCACGTACGCGCCCCCGCTGACTCCGGTCGCCACCGCCTGTAGGACCCACTCCCCGAGGAGCTCGATCGTCACCTCGTTGGTGCCCCCTCGGAACAGCGTGACCGGCGCGATCGTCTGGCGGGTCTCGGAGATGAGGCCGAGCGCGGATCCGAGCTCGGCGCCCGCCTGGGAGACCTGGCGGGTGAACATCGTCCTGGACATCGACCGGGTCACCGCCCGAGCCGGATCGGGAGCATCGGCTGCGAGCAAGGGGGAGTCCAGCCCCTCCGCCGCCGTCTCCTGGCCCGTGTCGACCAGCTGAGCGTCCGCCACGTAGCCGAGG
This genomic interval from Actinomycetota bacterium contains the following:
- a CDS encoding DUF2277 domain-containing protein; translated protein: MCRSIKTLRSDTPATPDEIEAAALQYVRKVSGFRTPSRANEDAFNRSVREIADVTARLLGSLRVGARAR
- a CDS encoding MFS transporter, encoding MQASHPGGASPPSPLRNPDFRAVLSITFVVMLGFGIIAPVLPLYARSFDVSYAAVGLLISGFGLVRLLSQPPGGLLVDRWGERRVAVLGVLIVGVSSAAAGAAPNYPLLLLFRCAGGVGSAWFISSMYSYVLTLVDRSAAGRALSMYQASFTAGITMGPVAGGVIARIWGLRAPFFAYGIFCALSAIIAFRRMRRVDKRPAPEVSGGWLGSWRGLPTSRAYVLALAANLALWWTIFGSRITLMPLFSAERLGRSEAWIGAVITASAVASLLVLPHAGRVADRSRIGVLVAGMLSTAVLTAVLGFLDDVTMFVAAFTVLGALQSYARVPVVALVADVVDETNRGRAVALHQMAGDLGGIIGPVVAGVLASGAGFGAAFAVMAVPAALVALPAAWARVPRRRSAGTGLPLPEQP